From a region of the Rhipicephalus microplus isolate Deutch F79 chromosome X, USDA_Rmic, whole genome shotgun sequence genome:
- the LOC142775649 gene encoding DNA replication complex GINS protein PSF3-like → MDCSQGTLKEDALDVTVRLDMSERELFSLGREALDDLQRWMRRDSHKIATASMVTNHRKRKRAALTESS, encoded by the coding sequence ATGGACTGCTCCCAGGGTACCCTCAAAGAAGATGCGCTGGACGTGACGGTGCGGCTGGACATGTCCGAACGTGAGCTATTCTCGCTGGGCCGCGAGGCGCTGGATGACCTCCAGCGCTGGATGCGTCGCGATTCGCACAAGATCGCCACGGCTTCCATGGTGACCAACCATCGGAAGCGCAAGAGAGCCGCCTTGACGGAGTCCAGCTGA